Proteins encoded in a region of the Mycolicibacterium chitae genome:
- a CDS encoding DUF2563 family protein, with amino-acid sequence MFVDVEQMRAGANKSYAAAGFADEGVQALSRGRVCAGMFGDFAAAELFSTGIDGAHTQHATRLRNQERRLGVLGDKTHVTASCFVDMERRNTEALQAVKWSLTQA; translated from the coding sequence GTGTTCGTGGACGTGGAGCAGATGCGGGCGGGGGCCAACAAGTCCTACGCCGCCGCCGGTTTTGCGGATGAGGGCGTCCAGGCGTTGTCGCGCGGGCGGGTGTGCGCCGGGATGTTCGGCGACTTCGCGGCGGCCGAACTGTTCTCGACCGGAATTGACGGCGCCCACACTCAGCACGCGACCAGGCTGCGCAACCAGGAGCGACGCCTCGGGGTGCTCGGCGACAAAACCCATGTCACCGCTTCGTGTTTCGTGGACATGGAACGACGTAACACCGAGGCGCTACAGGCCGTGAAGTGGTCGCTTACCCAAGCCTGA
- a CDS encoding acyl carrier protein: protein MASTAHLSVSNSLSEILCNDLNIDSCRISRDSRLVTDVCLDWTGFTIAAAAIEAKLGIVLSEQELLDSSTIGELDDILEAKTAGGLA, encoded by the coding sequence ATGGCTTCGACAGCGCACCTGAGCGTGAGCAACTCACTCTCTGAAATCCTTTGCAACGACCTGAATATCGATTCATGCCGGATCAGCCGGGACTCGCGCCTGGTCACCGACGTCTGCCTGGATTGGACGGGTTTCACGATTGCGGCCGCGGCCATCGAAGCCAAGCTCGGCATCGTCTTGTCCGAGCAGGAACTGTTGGATTCCAGCACGATCGGCGAACTCGACGACATTCTCGAGGCCAAGACCGCTGGAGGACTGGCATGA
- the mbtM gene encoding long-chain-fatty acid--ACP ligase MbtM — protein sequence MSRLVDQLSAALTSSPHDLHVLNADHETWTPHSWGEVHARAQNFAEAVHDHGPAQAVALIGEPSIELLSAIFGSWLAGASVALLPGPVRGADPGQWAEATLSRCQNIGATAVYSHGDRLADLQSRDDQRCVHDVSPLAHAQRSTTLSAVGTDRPAILQGTAGSTGTPKTAQLSHDAVLANISGISERVGIDRGTDSGLSWLPLYHDMGLTFLLTTALSGLPSYQAPTSAFSAMPFRWLGWLAHSRATLTAAPNFAYNVLGKYASRLPDCDLSSIRFALNGGEPVDCAGMARFATEMQRFGFDGGALSPAYGMAESTCAVSVTPPGNGLQFDEVRVTTDDGEMLRRHAVLGNAISGMEIRIEPVDFPVAEAAGRDVGEVQVRGDSMMSGYLGDTPCDPGNWFGTGDLGYFTDDGLVVCGRVKELIHIAGRNVFPSEIERIAGQVPGVREGSVVAVGSDEQSARPGLVIAAEFRGGDEEETRVTLVRKVASECGVVPAKVLFVEPGTLPRTSSGKLRRLEVQRTLVADRG from the coding sequence ATGAGCAGGCTCGTCGACCAGCTGTCGGCGGCGCTCACCTCGTCGCCGCACGACCTACATGTCCTGAATGCCGATCACGAGACGTGGACGCCGCACTCCTGGGGCGAGGTGCACGCCCGCGCGCAGAACTTCGCCGAAGCGGTCCACGACCACGGTCCCGCGCAGGCGGTGGCACTGATCGGCGAGCCGAGCATCGAGTTGCTGTCGGCGATCTTCGGCAGTTGGCTGGCCGGCGCGAGCGTCGCCCTGCTGCCCGGCCCGGTGCGCGGCGCCGACCCCGGCCAGTGGGCCGAAGCAACGCTGAGCAGATGCCAAAACATCGGCGCCACTGCGGTTTACAGTCACGGAGATCGCCTGGCTGACCTGCAATCTCGCGACGATCAACGCTGTGTGCACGATGTGAGTCCCCTCGCGCACGCCCAGCGTTCGACCACGCTGAGTGCCGTCGGTACCGACCGCCCGGCCATCCTGCAGGGCACGGCGGGATCGACCGGTACTCCCAAGACCGCGCAGCTGTCCCATGACGCGGTGCTGGCCAATATTTCCGGCATCAGCGAACGCGTCGGGATCGACCGCGGAACCGACTCCGGTCTGTCCTGGCTGCCGCTCTACCACGACATGGGTCTGACCTTCCTGCTCACCACCGCACTCTCGGGGTTGCCCTCCTATCAGGCGCCCACGTCCGCGTTCTCCGCGATGCCGTTCAGGTGGCTGGGCTGGCTGGCCCACAGTCGCGCCACCCTCACCGCCGCGCCGAACTTCGCGTACAACGTGCTGGGCAAGTACGCCAGCCGGTTGCCGGACTGCGATCTGAGTAGCATCCGGTTCGCGCTCAACGGCGGCGAACCCGTCGACTGCGCCGGGATGGCCCGATTCGCCACCGAGATGCAGCGGTTCGGGTTCGACGGCGGAGCACTCTCACCGGCCTACGGCATGGCCGAATCGACCTGCGCGGTCTCGGTCACCCCGCCCGGCAATGGTCTGCAGTTCGACGAGGTTCGCGTCACCACCGACGACGGCGAGATGCTGCGGCGCCACGCGGTTCTCGGGAACGCCATCAGCGGCATGGAGATCCGCATCGAGCCGGTCGACTTCCCGGTCGCCGAGGCGGCGGGGCGCGACGTCGGCGAGGTCCAGGTCCGCGGGGACTCCATGATGTCCGGCTACCTCGGTGACACACCCTGCGATCCCGGAAACTGGTTCGGCACCGGCGATCTGGGTTACTTCACCGACGATGGCCTCGTGGTCTGCGGCCGGGTCAAGGAACTCATCCACATCGCGGGACGCAACGTCTTTCCCAGCGAGATCGAGCGGATCGCCGGCCAGGTGCCGGGCGTGCGGGAGGGCTCCGTCGTCGCGGTCGGGTCCGACGAGCAGAGCGCGCGGCCGGGCCTGGTGATCGCCGCGGAGTTCCGCGGCGGGGACGAGGAAGAAACGCGAGTCACGTTGGTGCGCAAGGTGGCTTCCGAATGCGGCGTGGTGCCCGCCAAGGTGCTGTTCGTCGAGCCCGGAACCCTGCCGCGGACATCGTCAGGCAAGCTGCGCCGCCTCGAGGTGCAGCGGACCCTGGTGGCCGACCGCGGTTAG
- a CDS encoding mycothiol transferase, with the protein MTDTPNAAVQELLRDAFTRLVEHSDELTDGLTDEVSFYRPTEDANSIAWLIWHSARGQDLQVADIAGVEQVWTSEGWVDRFGLDLPRADMGYGHSSAEVAKVRVSADLLAAYYQAVHAMTLDYVTSLTDEELGRIVDDNWDPPVTASVRLVSIVDDCAQHLGQAAYLRGIAPGTS; encoded by the coding sequence ATGACTGACACCCCTAACGCAGCGGTGCAGGAACTGTTGCGAGACGCATTCACCCGGCTCGTCGAGCACTCCGATGAGCTCACCGACGGCCTCACCGACGAGGTCTCCTTCTACCGCCCCACCGAGGACGCCAACAGCATCGCCTGGCTGATCTGGCACAGCGCCCGCGGACAGGACCTCCAAGTGGCCGACATCGCCGGTGTGGAACAGGTGTGGACGAGCGAGGGTTGGGTCGACCGATTCGGGTTGGACCTACCGCGCGCCGACATGGGCTACGGGCATTCCAGCGCCGAGGTCGCCAAGGTCCGCGTCAGCGCTGACCTGCTGGCGGCCTATTACCAGGCCGTGCATGCCATGACGCTCGACTACGTCACCAGCCTCACCGACGAGGAGCTGGGCCGCATCGTCGACGACAACTGGGACCCGCCGGTGACCGCGAGTGTGCGGTTGGTCAGCATCGTCGACGACTGCGCCCAGCACCTGGGCCAGGCCGCCTACCTGCGCGGCATCGCCCCAGGAACATCCTGA
- a CDS encoding DUF2563 family protein has translation MYVNTEGLRAGGKDSYTAADHADQSAGTLARTAVGSGMFGNFSEAKAFGQKVIGAHTHNVELINSHTKNLGGIGDHAQCTAAEFEDMEHRNEAQIRAVRDAL, from the coding sequence ATGTACGTCAACACCGAGGGCCTGCGGGCGGGCGGCAAGGACTCCTACACCGCGGCCGACCACGCGGACCAGAGCGCCGGCACCCTGGCGCGCACTGCCGTCGGCTCGGGGATGTTCGGCAACTTCTCCGAGGCCAAGGCCTTCGGCCAGAAGGTCATCGGCGCGCACACGCACAACGTGGAGTTGATCAACAGCCACACCAAGAACCTCGGCGGCATCGGTGACCACGCGCAGTGCACCGCCGCCGAGTTCGAGGACATGGAGCACCGCAACGAGGCGCAGATCCGCGCCGTGCGCGACGCGCTCTAA
- a CDS encoding VOC family protein codes for MIDHLGINCTDWGRAQEFYDRVLGVLGYSRQLDYEVALGYGRDGHPAFWIADGSRNGANGPNREVHIAFQAADAAAVRAFYDAALALGAESLHAPRLWPEYHEKYYGAFVRDPDGNNVEAVFHGGA; via the coding sequence ATGATCGATCACTTGGGAATCAACTGCACCGACTGGGGCCGCGCGCAGGAGTTCTACGACCGGGTGCTCGGGGTGCTCGGCTACAGCCGGCAACTGGACTACGAGGTGGCCCTCGGCTACGGCCGCGACGGGCATCCGGCGTTCTGGATCGCCGACGGATCCCGCAACGGTGCCAACGGGCCGAACCGGGAGGTACACATCGCGTTTCAGGCCGCCGACGCCGCTGCGGTGCGGGCGTTTTACGACGCCGCGCTCGCGCTGGGGGCCGAGTCGTTGCACGCGCCGCGACTGTGGCCCGAGTACCACGAGAAGTACTACGGGGCGTTCGTGCGGGACCCCGACGGCAACAATGTCGAGGCCGTCTTCCACGGCGGCGCTTAG
- a CDS encoding N-acyl-D-amino-acid deacylase family protein: MTTDADFDLIIRNGTVVDGLGAPPRTADVAVRNGVIAEVGTVSGTAAREVDATGLLVTPGFVDLHTHYDGQAIWSERLTPSSAHGVTTAVMGNCGVGFAPCRPQDHEVLVDVMAGVEDIPGVVMVDGLPWTWETFPEFLDALDARRRDIDVAAFLPHSPLRVYVMGQRGVDLEPAAPEDLALMRKLAAEAVQVGALGFATSRFTIHKSESGRPIPSYDAGYAEIEAIARGLDDAGGGLIQFVPDLVAGDYQPVLQTVFDVAADVGLPVTFTLAIGNAGPPFFLDALTMVEKANADGGDITAQIFPRPIGLVLGLELSGNPFVLYPSYQEIADLPLDQRVDEMRKPEVRQRILSDAPGEGHPLMFAAQLWDFMFPLGEPPNYEPDPADSIGARARARGVSPLEEAYDRVLDDDGRAMLLVTLANYRDNSLDTVAELIRRDDVVLGLGDGGAHYGMICDASFPTYMLTHWVRDRASGRLSIAEAVRELTSVPARVAGLHDRGRIAKGYKADLNVIDADRLTLHRPVVAHDLPAGGRRLDQTADGYVATIVSGEIIAENGVPTPARPGKLVRGRQPEPEGAA, encoded by the coding sequence ATGACAACCGACGCCGACTTCGACCTGATCATCCGCAACGGCACCGTCGTCGACGGACTGGGCGCCCCACCCCGGACCGCTGACGTCGCCGTCCGCAACGGGGTCATCGCCGAGGTCGGCACCGTCTCCGGGACCGCGGCCCGGGAGGTCGACGCCACCGGACTGTTGGTCACGCCCGGCTTCGTGGACCTGCACACCCACTACGACGGCCAGGCCATCTGGAGCGAGCGCCTCACCCCGTCCTCGGCGCACGGGGTGACCACCGCGGTGATGGGCAACTGCGGGGTCGGCTTCGCGCCGTGCCGCCCGCAGGACCATGAGGTGCTGGTGGACGTGATGGCCGGCGTCGAGGACATCCCCGGCGTGGTGATGGTCGACGGCCTGCCGTGGACCTGGGAGACCTTCCCCGAGTTCCTCGATGCGCTCGACGCCCGGCGCCGGGACATTGATGTGGCCGCCTTCCTGCCGCACTCCCCGCTGCGCGTCTACGTGATGGGACAGCGCGGCGTGGACCTCGAACCGGCCGCCCCGGAGGACCTAGCCCTGATGCGCAAGCTGGCCGCCGAGGCCGTCCAGGTCGGCGCATTGGGCTTTGCCACCTCGCGCTTCACCATCCACAAGAGCGAGAGCGGTCGGCCCATCCCCAGCTACGACGCCGGGTACGCCGAGATCGAGGCCATCGCCCGCGGCCTCGACGACGCGGGCGGCGGGTTGATCCAGTTCGTGCCTGATCTGGTGGCCGGTGACTACCAACCCGTGCTGCAGACCGTCTTCGACGTGGCCGCCGACGTCGGACTGCCGGTGACGTTCACGCTGGCCATCGGCAACGCGGGCCCGCCGTTCTTCCTCGACGCGCTGACCATGGTGGAGAAGGCCAACGCCGACGGGGGCGACATCACCGCCCAGATCTTCCCCCGCCCCATCGGGCTGGTGCTGGGCTTGGAACTGTCCGGCAACCCGTTCGTGCTGTACCCGAGCTATCAGGAGATCGCCGATCTGCCGCTGGATCAGCGCGTGGACGAAATGCGTAAACCCGAAGTGCGGCAACGGATCCTGTCCGACGCCCCGGGCGAGGGGCACCCGTTGATGTTCGCCGCGCAGCTGTGGGACTTCATGTTCCCGCTGGGCGAACCGCCGAACTACGAGCCGGACCCGGCCGACAGCATCGGTGCGCGGGCCCGCGCCCGCGGCGTCAGCCCGCTCGAGGAGGCCTACGACCGCGTCCTCGACGACGACGGCCGCGCCATGCTGCTGGTCACGCTGGCCAACTACCGGGACAACTCGCTGGACACCGTGGCCGAGTTGATTCGCCGCGACGACGTGGTGCTCGGCCTGGGCGACGGCGGTGCGCACTACGGCATGATCTGCGATGCGTCCTTCCCGACCTACATGCTGACGCACTGGGTGCGCGACCGCGCCTCGGGTCGGCTGTCGATCGCCGAGGCGGTGCGCGAGCTCACCTCGGTGCCGGCCCGGGTCGCCGGATTGCACGACCGCGGTCGGATTGCCAAGGGCTACAAGGCCGATCTCAACGTCATCGACGCCGACCGGCTGACCTTGCACCGCCCGGTGGTCGCCCACGACCTACCCGCGGGCGGCCGACGGCTCGACCAGACCGCCGACGGCTACGTCGCCACCATCGTCTCCGGCGAGATCATCGCGGAGAATGGAGTCCCCACCCCGGCGCGGCCCGGCAAGCTGGTCCGCGGCCGTCAACCCGAACCCGAAGGGGCAGCATGA
- a CDS encoding pyridoxamine 5'-phosphate oxidase family protein — protein MSAAVDLIRLTEALADFDQAFLITTGDGGKPHTVMVEPTLVDGVLDVGAVGDRTSTNVAARADVSLLWPPRESGGYALMVDGRAEPADAGALRVVPTKALLHRKAAPGSPAAESGCLHDCVVFKA, from the coding sequence ATGAGCGCCGCAGTGGACCTGATCCGCCTCACCGAGGCCCTGGCCGATTTCGACCAGGCCTTCCTGATCACCACCGGCGACGGCGGCAAACCGCACACCGTGATGGTCGAACCCACCCTGGTCGACGGGGTCCTCGACGTCGGGGCGGTCGGCGACCGCACCAGCACCAATGTGGCTGCCCGAGCCGATGTCTCGCTGCTGTGGCCGCCTCGCGAGTCGGGCGGCTACGCGCTGATGGTCGACGGCCGCGCCGAACCGGCCGACGCGGGCGCCCTGCGGGTGGTGCCGACCAAGGCGCTGCTGCACCGCAAGGCCGCCCCCGGTTCACCGGCCGCCGAGAGCGGCTGTTTGCACGACTGCGTCGTGTTCAAGGCCTGA
- a CDS encoding S1 family peptidase, whose protein sequence is MLAAVVCALAVVLGVVYVSKPAPAAMAIAPGIGIVAEDPAGRVATVCTLGFLARGADGARYALTAGHCDKGGDVTLSDRADGNLRKIGRFAHSVPGHDEGPDIAVIRLEDDELPRDPWILTERRVRGDTTTVLLEEDMLCFDGRISGQQCGNYSLVLHTVRSRQAMANLAFFTATAQPGDSGSPVYRLESDGSATAVGILSGTVGDIGVVATLVEPYLEQWGLRLDTFRP, encoded by the coding sequence ATGCTCGCCGCGGTGGTGTGCGCCCTGGCCGTGGTACTCGGAGTCGTGTACGTATCGAAGCCCGCACCCGCCGCCATGGCCATCGCTCCCGGCATCGGGATCGTGGCCGAAGATCCCGCCGGGCGCGTCGCCACGGTGTGCACTCTCGGGTTCCTCGCCAGGGGCGCCGATGGGGCGCGTTACGCATTGACCGCCGGACACTGCGACAAGGGGGGTGACGTGACGCTGTCCGATCGGGCCGATGGCAACCTCCGCAAGATCGGCCGGTTCGCGCACTCGGTGCCCGGGCACGATGAGGGTCCGGACATCGCAGTGATCCGGCTTGAAGACGACGAGTTGCCACGCGACCCGTGGATTTTGACCGAGCGCCGTGTCAGGGGTGACACCACTACCGTCCTCCTCGAAGAGGACATGTTGTGTTTCGATGGCAGGATCAGCGGCCAGCAGTGCGGCAACTATTCGCTTGTGCTGCATACGGTCCGGTCGCGGCAGGCCATGGCGAACCTGGCCTTCTTCACCGCCACGGCGCAACCCGGCGATTCCGGAAGTCCCGTGTATCGGCTCGAATCCGACGGATCGGCTACGGCGGTGGGAATCCTCAGCGGCACCGTGGGGGATATCGGGGTGGTGGCGACGCTGGTGGAGCCCTACCTGGAGCAGTGGGGCTTGAGGCTGGACACTTTCAGGCCTTGA
- a CDS encoding MBL fold metallo-hydrolase — protein MEVLLLGTGSADGWPSPFCECRSCRWASAADEIRGQTAALVDDALMIDCGYEAPRAAVRFGRTLAGVRHILFTHGHFDHVGPAALVMRHWVGATEPLEVLAPSAVLDQCRDWVGPRDPVTFRAVAAGEQLRLPGPRGDYLVRVLAAAHAGVIGDPAVLYDVSRAGARFLWATDTGPLPAETAAAIAGAKFDAVFLEQTFGSKTDHGTEHHDLPAFAQTVRGLRESCAVHADTDVVAVHLSHYNPPGDELARALERCGARAGRDGEVVRVSTSEAVGAYHHCRGER, from the coding sequence ATGGAAGTGCTGTTGCTGGGGACCGGCAGCGCCGACGGGTGGCCCAGCCCGTTCTGCGAATGTCGTTCGTGCCGTTGGGCGTCGGCGGCCGACGAGATCCGCGGGCAGACCGCCGCGCTCGTCGACGATGCGCTGATGATCGATTGCGGTTACGAGGCGCCGCGCGCGGCGGTGCGGTTCGGGCGGACGCTGGCCGGGGTGCGCCACATCCTGTTCACCCACGGCCATTTCGACCATGTCGGGCCCGCGGCCCTGGTGATGCGGCACTGGGTGGGGGCCACGGAACCGCTCGAGGTGCTCGCCCCTTCTGCTGTGCTCGATCAGTGCCGCGACTGGGTGGGGCCGCGGGACCCCGTCACGTTCCGCGCGGTGGCCGCCGGTGAGCAGCTACGCCTGCCGGGGCCGCGCGGCGACTACCTGGTGCGGGTGTTGGCCGCGGCGCACGCCGGCGTGATCGGCGACCCCGCGGTGCTGTACGACGTGTCCCGCGCGGGCGCAAGGTTTCTGTGGGCCACCGACACCGGACCGCTGCCGGCCGAGACCGCCGCGGCGATCGCCGGGGCGAAGTTCGATGCGGTCTTCCTGGAGCAGACCTTCGGCAGCAAGACCGACCACGGCACCGAGCACCACGACCTGCCGGCGTTCGCGCAGACCGTGCGGGGGCTGCGCGAATCCTGTGCGGTGCATGCCGATACCGACGTCGTCGCGGTGCATCTGAGTCACTACAACCCGCCGGGGGACGAGTTGGCGCGGGCGCTGGAGCGGTGCGGTGCGCGGGCCGGGCGCGACGGGGAAGTGGTGCGGGTGAGCACATCCGAGGCGGTCGGCGCCTACCATCACTGCCGTGGGGAACGGTGA
- a CDS encoding ABC transporter ATP-binding protein, protein MTAVVSCADLTVVRREASVLRDVHLRVAAGEWVSVVGPNGAGKTTLLHVLAGLIPIGKDARLTGTVRVAGLDPQAARRPQIAAAVALMPQRPTVPDGVSVTELITLGRTPHIPRFAMPSAADRQVVRDAIERLDLGGVAERPVTELSGGELQRVVLARALAQQPSVLILDEPTSALDVGHQQQVLELVDAMRDADGLTVIAAMHDLTLAGQYADRMVMLRDGRVVADGVPAEVLTVARIAEVYQARVEVVQRGGNIAVLPVRDGAR, encoded by the coding sequence GTGACCGCCGTGGTGTCGTGTGCGGACCTGACCGTCGTCCGCCGCGAGGCGTCGGTGCTCCGCGACGTGCACCTGAGGGTCGCCGCGGGCGAATGGGTCAGCGTGGTCGGCCCGAACGGGGCCGGCAAGACGACGCTGCTGCATGTGCTGGCGGGGCTGATCCCGATCGGCAAGGACGCCCGGCTGACCGGAACCGTGCGGGTCGCGGGCCTGGACCCGCAGGCGGCGCGGCGCCCGCAGATCGCCGCGGCGGTCGCGCTGATGCCGCAGCGACCCACCGTGCCCGACGGCGTCAGCGTCACCGAACTGATCACCCTGGGCCGCACCCCGCACATCCCGCGGTTCGCCATGCCCTCGGCCGCCGACCGCCAGGTGGTGCGCGACGCGATCGAGCGCCTGGACCTCGGTGGCGTGGCCGAGCGGCCCGTCACCGAACTGTCCGGCGGTGAGTTGCAGCGGGTGGTGTTGGCCCGCGCGCTGGCCCAGCAGCCGTCGGTGCTGATCCTCGACGAGCCCACCAGTGCCCTGGATGTCGGTCATCAGCAGCAGGTGCTCGAACTTGTCGACGCGATGCGGGATGCCGACGGGCTCACCGTGATCGCCGCCATGCACGATTTGACGTTGGCCGGCCAGTACGCCGACCGGATGGTCATGTTGCGCGACGGTCGAGTGGTCGCCGACGGTGTCCCCGCCGAGGTGCTGACGGTGGCTCGGATCGCCGAGGTATACCAGGCCCGGGTGGAGGTGGTGCAGCGCGGCGGCAACATCGCGGTGCTGCCGGTGCGGGACGGGGCGCGCTGA
- a CDS encoding FecCD family ABC transporter permease has protein sequence MVVAAAVLGTVGAALLAIFVGPADLPARGVLLALLDGLPGVDVEHGLTTAQHAVLWQIRLPRVVLGALVGGTLAIAGAAYQGVFRNPLADPYLLGVSSGAGLGATAMIVFGLAASTFAVPLAAFAGGILAVTATYLLGRGVGGGRTEVVIILAGVAVAAFANAGQTFLQQRYDDSMRQVYSWLLGRLSTNGWTEVAVALPYVVLTVLVILLFGRILDVMAVGDIEAASLGIDPRRVRLLLVAVATLGTAAVVSVSGLIGFVGIVVPHAVRLLVGPGHRLLLPLSVLFGAAFLMLADVLARWALSPAELPIGVVTAAIGAPFFLVVLRRSRKMT, from the coding sequence CTGGTCGTGGCCGCGGCCGTGCTCGGCACGGTCGGGGCGGCATTGCTGGCGATCTTCGTCGGGCCCGCCGACCTGCCCGCCCGCGGCGTGCTGCTCGCGCTGCTCGACGGGCTGCCCGGCGTCGACGTCGAGCACGGGCTGACCACCGCCCAACACGCCGTGCTCTGGCAGATCCGCCTACCGCGCGTGGTGCTCGGGGCGCTCGTAGGCGGCACGCTGGCGATCGCCGGCGCCGCCTATCAGGGGGTGTTCCGTAACCCGCTGGCCGACCCTTACCTGCTGGGGGTGTCCAGCGGCGCCGGGCTGGGTGCGACGGCGATGATCGTATTCGGCCTGGCGGCAAGCACATTCGCGGTTCCCCTGGCGGCATTCGCCGGTGGCATCCTCGCGGTGACCGCCACCTATCTGCTGGGCCGCGGTGTGGGCGGTGGGCGCACCGAGGTGGTCATCATCCTGGCGGGTGTCGCGGTGGCGGCATTCGCCAACGCGGGGCAGACCTTCCTGCAGCAGCGCTACGACGACTCCATGCGGCAGGTGTACAGCTGGCTGCTGGGCCGGCTGAGCACCAACGGCTGGACCGAGGTCGCCGTCGCCCTGCCGTACGTGGTGCTGACGGTGCTGGTGATCCTGTTGTTCGGGCGGATCCTCGACGTCATGGCGGTCGGCGACATCGAGGCGGCCAGCCTGGGCATCGACCCGCGGCGGGTGCGGCTGCTGTTGGTCGCGGTGGCGACGTTGGGCACGGCGGCGGTGGTCAGCGTGAGCGGGTTGATCGGGTTCGTCGGCATCGTCGTCCCGCACGCCGTGCGGCTGTTGGTCGGCCCGGGACACCGGCTGCTGCTGCCGCTGTCGGTGCTGTTCGGCGCGGCCTTCCTGATGCTGGCCGACGTACTGGCGCGCTGGGCGCTGTCCCCGGCCGAGCTACCCATCGGCGTGGTCACCGCCGCCATCGGGGCGCCGTTCTTCCTGGTGGTGCTGCGGCGCAGTAGGAAGATGACGTGA
- a CDS encoding ABC transporter substrate-binding protein, with protein MHTVRRLPALLAALLAVGLIAACGSDPEPAETDAQATPERVVSLSPSATETLWAIGAGSQVIAVDGQSNYPADVPTQQDLSGFTPNVEAIIAYQPDLVIIDDAPDDLAAGLQAAGIPLLSQPAPTTLDDAYAQIEQIGAATGRIGDAAELVSRMRTQIAEVVDDTPPAELSYYHELDPSLFSAGSASFVGQLYGLFGLTNIADGADAYPQLSEEFVVTADPDLIFLADVQCCGVTAATVADRAGWAEVAAVRDGRIYELDADVASRWGPRIVDTVERIGEVITEVHAVSAPN; from the coding sequence ATGCACACCGTGCGCCGCCTGCCGGCGCTGCTTGCCGCTTTGCTCGCGGTCGGGCTGATCGCCGCGTGCGGATCCGACCCCGAACCCGCCGAGACCGACGCGCAGGCCACGCCCGAACGTGTTGTCTCGCTGAGCCCGTCGGCGACCGAGACGCTGTGGGCCATCGGTGCGGGATCGCAGGTCATCGCCGTCGACGGGCAGTCGAACTACCCGGCCGACGTGCCCACCCAACAGGACCTGTCCGGCTTCACCCCGAATGTCGAGGCGATCATCGCCTACCAGCCCGATCTGGTGATCATCGACGACGCGCCGGACGACCTGGCGGCCGGCCTGCAGGCCGCCGGCATCCCGCTGCTGTCCCAGCCGGCTCCGACCACACTGGACGACGCGTACGCCCAGATCGAACAGATCGGCGCGGCGACCGGGCGCATCGGCGACGCCGCCGAACTGGTGTCCCGGATGCGCACCCAGATCGCCGAGGTCGTCGACGACACCCCACCCGCGGAGCTCAGCTACTACCACGAGCTCGACCCGTCGCTGTTCAGCGCGGGCAGTGCCTCGTTCGTCGGGCAGCTCTACGGCCTGTTCGGGCTGACCAACATCGCCGACGGGGCCGACGCCTACCCGCAGCTGTCCGAGGAATTCGTCGTCACCGCCGACCCGGACCTGATCTTCCTGGCCGACGTGCAGTGCTGCGGTGTCACCGCGGCGACCGTCGCCGACCGCGCCGGGTGGGCCGAGGTGGCCGCCGTGCGCGACGGCCGCATCTACGAACTCGACGCCGACGTGGCGAGCCGCTGGGGTCCGCGCATCGTCGACACGGTCGAGCGGATCGGCGAAGTCATCACCGAGGTCCACGCTGTCTCGGCGCCCAACTGA